Proteins from one Dermacentor variabilis isolate Ectoservices chromosome 1, ASM5094787v1, whole genome shotgun sequence genomic window:
- the LOC142570148 gene encoding uncharacterized protein LOC142570148, producing the protein MVLVSHSEAANKEVSSMPSSLAMEGALPAYPDRVDKDEERGCDSCARYGRGTECDLLTQMDVKGALYHWSTKRAQCTVQGARQHAVAVSRDAGRLLMYRLLPPMVAGSTVVRARNAAERRQDAPVGPYSVALAADVF; encoded by the exons ATGGTACTCGTCTCACATTCAGAAGCGGCCAACAAGGAGGTGTCGTCCATGCCCAGCAGCTTGGCCATGGAGGGCGCTCTTCCAGCGTACCCGGACCGTGTGGACAAGGACGAGGAACGCGGCTGCGACAGCTGCGCAAGATATGGGCGGGGCACCGAGTGTGATCTGCTCACTCAGATGGATGTCAAGGGCGCCCTGTATCACTGGAGCACCAAGCGAGCACAATGCACCGTGCAAGGAGCCCGGCAACACGCTGTGGCCGTATCCAGGGACGCCGGTCGGCTCCTGATGTACAG GTTGCTCCCGCCCATGGTAGCTGGCAGTACGGTGGTGCGCGCCCGGAACGCGGCAGAACGACGACAGGATGCGCCCGTCGGTCCTTACAGCGTCGCACTTGCGGCGGACGTCTTCTAG